The DNA segment CTGGATGCACTACGCCGAGGGCTCGCTCATGAACTGGCTCGTGATGAAGCTCGTCTTCAAGACCCTGCCCACGCAGCCCATGCCGTTCTTCGCGCGGCCGGTGGCCTACTCCATCTGCGGCAAGGCGCAGAAGAAGCTGGTGGACCCGAACCTGCTCACGGCCCTCGCCTTCATGGAAGACCACCTCGCACGCCATGCGTGGTTCGCGGGCGATGCGCTCACCATCGCGGACTTCCAGATGAGCTTCGCTGTGGAAGCCGCGATCGCGCGCGCCAGCGGTGCGGTCGAGTTCACCGCCCTGAAGGCCTACCGCGACCGCATCAACGCCCGCCCGGCGTACCAGCGCGCGATCGCGCAGGGCGGCCCGGTGGTGATGGGCGCCTGATACGGTATCGCCGTGCCGGACGGTCAGATGATGGGCACGCCCCCCGTCACCGCCACCGTCGCGCCCGAGATGAAGCTCGCCTGGTCGGACGCCAGCATCACGTAGGCCGGCGCCACCTCGGCGGGCTGGCCGGGGCGCTGCAGCGGCACCTGCTTGCCGAACTCGCGCGCGCGCTCGATCGGCATCGTGGACGGGATCAGCGGCGTCCAGACCGGGCCGGGCGCCACGCAGTTCACGCGGATGCCCTTGTCGGCCAGCAACTGCGCGAGCCCGCCCGTGAAGTTCTGCAGCGCGCCCTTGGTGGAGGCGTACGCCAGCAGCGTCTTGTTGGGCTTGTCCGCGTTCACCGAGACGGTGTTGATGATGGCGCTGCCCGGCGGCATGTGGCGGGCCGCCGCCTTGCTCAGGTAGAACGTGGCATAGACGTTGGTGCGGAAGGTGCGGTCGAATTCCTCGGCCGAGATCTCGTCGATGCTCTCGTGCGCCATCTGGTAGGCGGCGTTGTTGACCAGGATGTCGATGCCGCCCAGGTCCTTCACCGCGCGCTCGATGATGGCATTGCAGTGGGCCTCTTCGCGGATGTCGCCCGGCACGCCCACGGCGCGGCGGCCTTCGGCGGTGACGAGTTCGAGGGTCTTGCGCGCGTCGCCCTCCTCCTCGGGCAGGTAGGCGATGAGCACGTCGGCGCCCTCGCGCGCGAAAGCCAGCGCCACCGCGCGGCCGATGCCGCTGTCGCCGCCCGTGATGACGGCGCGGCGCCCCTGCAGCCTGCCCGAGCCCTGGTACGACGCGGCACCGTAGTCGGGCTGCGGATGCATGTCGGTTTCGGCGCCGGGCGGCGTGAGCGGTTGCTGGTCCTTGAACGGCGGCCGGGGGCCGGCGGTGCGGGGGTCGAGGGGCATGGGTTCTCCTGCAATGCGTCGTACCCCAGTCTGAAAAGCATGCAGGCCCCGGGGTGTAGGAGAAAGCGCCTACAGCCCCGGCCTGGGTTACCAGGAGAAAATGCCTTACGGAAAATCGTGGAGCGATTGCTCCAGCAGCGCGTGCAGCCCCACCTTCCGGCAGGTGACGGCATCGGCCCCCTTTCCCACGGTCAGCATGCGCCCCAGACCGCTGCCCGGGCGCCGCGAGCCCTCCGAAGGCGTGGAGGGCTCGTGTCCGATCTCCGCCGTGGCATCGGCCGCGACCAGCGACACCAGGCTGTCCACCAGGAAGCCGCGCAGCCGCTCGCCGTGCCGCACTACCAGCACCCGCGACTGCGCCGTGGGCCCGGCCTTGGCGCTGCCCAGCAGGGTGCGCAGGCAAAAGACTTCCAGCGGCCGGCCCTTTCGCTCCACCAGGCCGCACATGCCGCTTCCCGCGCCATCCAGTTGCACGGCCGGCGTGGCGTAGTCGAGTATTTCCTCCACCTCGGCGAGCGGCGTGGCGCAGTCGCCCCCGGCCCGATAGACGAGGAACGTGGTGCGGGCACCGCCGCCACGCGCCGCCTGCGGCCCGGCCTGCGTGCCTGCGGCGGCGGGCCGGCTGTCGAGGAAAGCAGCGACGACCGGATGGGCCAGCAGCCCCTCCACCCGCAGCACGGCGGCGATACCGTGTGCCGACGTGCGCATGGCGCCGGCATAGCATCCGGGGTTCAGGCTGGCGCCGGGGCCCAGGGGCACCGTGGCGTCGGGCGTTGCCGTCTCCATGCCCAGCACGGCGTCCGCCTGCACGCCGATGCGCCTCCCTCCGCGCTGCAGCACCATGAGCAGGGGCTTCGACACGCCCGGGGACGGGGCCTGGGCGCCGTCCGGCGCAGCGCGCTCCATGCCGAGCAGCCGCTGCAGATCGACCACCGGCACATCGCAGCCGCGCCATGGCACGAGTCCGCGCAGCGGGCCGCCGGCCGCGAAGAACGCGCGCATGGGCGGCATCGGCAGGATGTCGGGCACATCGGCGAAATCGAAGGCCAGCACCTGGCCCTCCAGGGACGCGAGCGTATGCCGGCGCGTCGCCGCGGCGGCCTGCGCCGGGGCCGCGCCGGGCGCTCCCGCGGGAGGATCCACCGCAGGCGTCACGCCCGGCGTGCGCTCCAGCAAGGCCGGTACCTGCAGTACCGGCAAGGCGCGGCTCGCGGGCTCCTGCGTGGTCACCCAGTGGCCGAACAGGCCGTCCTGCGCGCCGCCCAGGGGCGTGACGGCCGAAGGCGGCACGCGCAGCACGCCCGCGATGGTGTCCACGCCGATGCCCAGGCGGCGGCGGCCATGCGCGACCACCGCCACCTGGCGGCGCCGGCTTGCCGCCCCCGGGGCGGCCGGGGCCACGGCACCTGGCTGCACGCCGTCGCCCGCCGGCGAAAAGGCAGGGGCGACAGAAGGG comes from the Paracidovorax avenae ATCC 19860 genome and includes:
- a CDS encoding glutathione S-transferase family protein, producing the protein MLTVHHLETSRSQRVLWLLEELGVAYDLRRYQRDPRTRLAPPELKRIHPLGKSPVIDDGGEIIAESGAIIEHIAERYGAQATGELAHLVPRPGTPEHRQCRFWMHYAEGSLMNWLVMKLVFKTLPTQPMPFFARPVAYSICGKAQKKLVDPNLLTALAFMEDHLARHAWFAGDALTIADFQMSFAVEAAIARASGAVEFTALKAYRDRINARPAYQRAIAQGGPVVMGA
- a CDS encoding SDR family oxidoreductase, which produces MPLDPRTAGPRPPFKDQQPLTPPGAETDMHPQPDYGAASYQGSGRLQGRRAVITGGDSGIGRAVALAFAREGADVLIAYLPEEEGDARKTLELVTAEGRRAVGVPGDIREEAHCNAIIERAVKDLGGIDILVNNAAYQMAHESIDEISAEEFDRTFRTNVYATFYLSKAAARHMPPGSAIINTVSVNADKPNKTLLAYASTKGALQNFTGGLAQLLADKGIRVNCVAPGPVWTPLIPSTMPIERAREFGKQVPLQRPGQPAEVAPAYVMLASDQASFISGATVAVTGGVPII
- a CDS encoding chemotaxis protein CheW codes for the protein MTAGAAVLHFGVVRAAGQDIAIASSELVEAVDMPQQLLPLPEPSSVMAGMFLLRGRLIPVLDLQRLMAPAASPSVAPAFSPAGDGVQPGAVAPAAPGAASRRRQVAVVAHGRRRLGIGVDTIAGVLRVPPSAVTPLGGAQDGLFGHWVTTQEPASRALPVLQVPALLERTPGVTPAVDPPAGAPGAAPAQAAAATRRHTLASLEGQVLAFDFADVPDILPMPPMRAFFAAGGPLRGLVPWRGCDVPVVDLQRLLGMERAAPDGAQAPSPGVSKPLLMVLQRGGRRIGVQADAVLGMETATPDATVPLGPGASLNPGCYAGAMRTSAHGIAAVLRVEGLLAHPVVAAFLDSRPAAAGTQAGPQAARGGGARTTFLVYRAGGDCATPLAEVEEILDYATPAVQLDGAGSGMCGLVERKGRPLEVFCLRTLLGSAKAGPTAQSRVLVVRHGERLRGFLVDSLVSLVAADATAEIGHEPSTPSEGSRRPGSGLGRMLTVGKGADAVTCRKVGLHALLEQSLHDFP